Proteins from a genomic interval of Rubinisphaera italica:
- a CDS encoding sigma-54-dependent transcriptional regulator, with the protein MPELSQNDLRLLSILSNLTYCNPFEPERIEFERAALREKFVPEDEIAWSRTTQWLEADRPNVVSLTEAANQLVDRIRAALLDGHELNDETARHYEDAVTYVLYYRYFASLVGSQESVSSRQVKKNWNSFRTDFDYYLELPGRPGLHSQSPGHMFACLDQVRRAFRHIFHFILGESQPAAQLRAEVWQSIFTHNMRRYRRTLFAKMSDVATLITGPSGTGKELVARAIGLSQYVAFDTDRETFAGKVDDSFIALNLSALSPTLIESELFGHRKGAFTGAISDRAGWLEKCPPWGAVFLDEIGELDLAIQVKLLRVVQSRAYTRLGETEERPFLGKLITATNRDLGEEMEAGQFRRDLYYRLCADHIQTPSLHEQLTDRPQALSGLIQLLAQRIAGEEADSIAEEAEQWINNSMPTNYTWPGNIRELEQCVRNLMIRNCYQPYQTSKKEESTPVHLAWLKAAEKRQWTAEELVSKYVTWVYAAEGTYEGTANLVGLDRRTVKSKIDEELLKAIEAGN; encoded by the coding sequence ATGCCAGAACTGTCCCAGAACGATTTGCGTTTGTTGTCGATTCTCTCCAATTTGACGTATTGCAATCCGTTTGAGCCTGAGCGGATTGAATTTGAGAGAGCCGCGTTGCGTGAGAAATTTGTGCCCGAAGATGAGATTGCCTGGAGTCGGACGACGCAATGGCTCGAAGCGGATCGGCCGAATGTGGTGTCGTTGACAGAAGCCGCCAATCAACTGGTTGATCGTATTCGCGCCGCCCTGCTGGACGGTCATGAGCTGAATGATGAGACCGCACGTCATTATGAAGATGCTGTCACTTATGTGCTGTATTATCGTTATTTCGCTTCGCTGGTTGGAAGTCAGGAATCGGTCAGCTCCCGGCAAGTTAAAAAAAACTGGAATTCATTTCGGACTGACTTCGATTACTATCTGGAATTGCCGGGACGACCTGGTTTGCATTCGCAATCTCCCGGTCACATGTTTGCCTGCCTGGATCAAGTCCGGCGGGCGTTTCGGCACATCTTTCACTTTATTCTGGGCGAATCTCAGCCAGCTGCCCAATTGCGAGCCGAGGTGTGGCAGTCGATTTTTACTCACAACATGCGACGCTATCGTCGTACGCTGTTCGCAAAGATGTCCGATGTCGCCACACTAATCACGGGCCCTTCCGGCACCGGTAAAGAGTTGGTCGCACGGGCGATCGGGCTTTCCCAATATGTTGCATTCGATACGGATCGCGAAACCTTCGCGGGCAAAGTGGACGACTCCTTCATCGCTTTGAATCTCTCTGCTCTTTCGCCGACTCTCATCGAATCAGAATTGTTTGGACATCGTAAGGGGGCGTTCACGGGAGCCATTTCCGACCGAGCAGGCTGGCTTGAAAAGTGTCCGCCGTGGGGAGCTGTTTTTCTGGATGAAATTGGCGAACTCGATCTGGCGATTCAGGTCAAGTTATTGCGGGTTGTGCAGTCGCGGGCTTACACACGTCTGGGGGAAACCGAAGAACGACCGTTTCTCGGAAAACTGATCACTGCGACTAATCGCGATCTGGGTGAGGAGATGGAAGCGGGGCAGTTCCGTCGCGATTTGTATTACAGACTTTGCGCCGATCATATTCAGACACCCAGCCTGCACGAACAACTGACAGATCGCCCGCAGGCGTTATCGGGATTGATCCAACTTCTTGCTCAACGCATTGCCGGCGAAGAAGCCGATTCCATAGCCGAGGAGGCAGAACAATGGATCAACAATTCGATGCCCACCAATTACACCTGGCCCGGCAATATCCGGGAACTGGAACAGTGTGTCAGGAATCTGATGATCCGCAATTGCTATCAACCTTATCAAACCTCGAAAAAAGAGGAATCCACCCCCGTGCATCTTGCCTGGTTGAAGGCCGCTGAAAAACGGCAATGGACTGCTGAGGAACTGGTCAGCAAATACGTGACCTGGGTGTATGCAGCAGAAGGAACCTATGAAGGAACTGCGAATCTGGTGGGGCTGGATCGGAGGACCGTCAAGAGTAAGATTGATGAAGAGTTATTGAAGGCGATTGAGGCTGGAAATTAG
- a CDS encoding PVC-type heme-binding CxxCH protein produces MYHKLLSFVLFQILILSTTSLPAQRGLTEVPDPNPEKEQASFQVADGFEVNLFAAEPMIAKPTQMNWDTQGRLWVSTSETYPHVKPGEDANDKVMVLEDTDHDGVADKSTVFADGLLLPTAILPGDGGVYVANSTELLHLKDNDGDGKADETRIVLSGFGTEDTHHIIHTLKRGPDGDIYFNQSIYTHSHVETPYGVKRLLAGGTWKFDTKTLELDVYSRGLVNPWGLVFDPWGQTFETDGAGGQGLNYVFPDTVMFTAANAERTVTGLSPGQPKHCGLELLTGDHLPEGWSGRYVTNDFRGNRVNSFELSESGSGYIARQTDNLLTSNYVSFRPIDILMGPDGGIYVADWYNPIIQHGEVDFRDERRDHEHGRIWRIVPKDYKPESITLPAEAEIGTLVDQLCSDQKWYRDQARYELSSRKPEHVFLILDEEAVDSHKPWNEAQLKLSGLWLSEDWNLPEEIQSRLPKLLTYDNPQMEKSANVQAAAVRIAGAHPEFEDWMDWMKAAIEDPHAQVRLEAVHALRHAGTLEAIRLAATAVREENDRFLEFSLWQTFRETESVWLESFLADPNSMSSNPNTLLTIANAARSAEVVDPILKLWQEEVIPAEKTSEVLSLIAERGNTSYLQQLWSVSQQPNSPHTLAILNTLVNAAERRKIKPNVSDEDLMALLKSKNGQIQILGCRLAGLWKVEASRSVLKTLANKETQPRSLRKTALQSLAQLGGPDSRDYLLSIAKGEQLKALQVDGIEALASMNLNLAVQAAVETLSQTDSAAEVNAILNPLLSTKQGPNLLTRALQDAHWNADVATAAVRMASSLPQQNLALVSAIRKAGSLEAMKAELTAAEMQELVSEITSQGNVHRGEEIYRREKLLCMKCHAIGGAGGKVGPDLSSIGASAPVDYLVESLLVPSKKIKEGYHAVQVVTIDGIVLAGVPILENQNEIHIRDAEGKVNVVPVEDIELKKNSTVSLMPADLVGKLRRDELVDLVRFISALGKTGELVVSKQQYVRTWEVLNPGDNMKAINDAIRHNGIEHAATDDPLLPWTTTYSQVDGSLALQPLAWMGNIAAKNLQFARFELNVIQAGKIGLKIDDPTGLRIWVDQIEVKVEPEIAIELLTGSHRVTVASESQARSMKPIRIELIEVDGSNGQAALVNN; encoded by the coding sequence ATGTATCACAAATTGCTCTCATTTGTTTTGTTTCAGATTCTCATTCTGAGTACGACCAGCCTGCCCGCTCAGCGGGGGCTAACCGAAGTTCCTGATCCGAATCCGGAAAAGGAGCAGGCTTCATTTCAGGTGGCCGATGGTTTTGAAGTGAATCTTTTTGCAGCTGAGCCGATGATTGCCAAGCCGACGCAAATGAACTGGGATACTCAGGGACGACTCTGGGTGTCGACCAGCGAAACGTATCCGCATGTCAAACCGGGCGAAGATGCCAACGATAAAGTGATGGTTCTCGAAGATACCGATCATGATGGCGTTGCTGACAAATCGACTGTTTTCGCTGATGGGTTACTGTTGCCGACCGCGATTCTGCCTGGTGATGGTGGTGTGTATGTCGCCAATTCCACAGAGTTACTGCATCTCAAAGATAACGATGGCGATGGCAAAGCCGACGAAACTCGAATCGTGTTGAGCGGCTTCGGCACGGAAGACACGCATCATATTATTCACACATTGAAACGCGGACCAGATGGCGATATCTATTTCAATCAATCGATTTACACGCATTCGCACGTCGAAACTCCATATGGTGTGAAACGCTTACTGGCCGGTGGAACCTGGAAGTTTGATACGAAGACGCTTGAACTGGACGTCTACTCGCGTGGACTGGTCAATCCGTGGGGGCTGGTGTTTGATCCGTGGGGGCAAACCTTTGAAACCGATGGAGCCGGCGGACAGGGGTTGAATTATGTCTTTCCCGATACTGTCATGTTCACAGCTGCGAATGCCGAGCGAACCGTAACGGGACTGAGTCCCGGTCAACCGAAGCATTGTGGACTGGAGTTGCTGACGGGAGATCATCTTCCCGAAGGATGGTCAGGACGGTATGTCACGAATGATTTCCGGGGCAATCGGGTCAACAGTTTTGAACTCTCTGAATCGGGTAGCGGATATATTGCTCGTCAAACCGATAACCTGCTCACCTCGAATTATGTCTCCTTCCGCCCGATTGATATTCTGATGGGACCTGATGGGGGTATTTATGTGGCCGATTGGTATAACCCGATTATCCAGCATGGGGAAGTCGATTTCCGTGACGAACGACGTGATCACGAACATGGCCGGATCTGGCGAATTGTGCCGAAGGATTACAAGCCCGAGTCAATCACGCTGCCAGCCGAGGCGGAAATTGGGACGCTGGTCGATCAGCTGTGTAGCGATCAAAAGTGGTATCGCGATCAGGCTCGCTATGAATTATCATCGAGAAAGCCGGAGCACGTCTTTTTGATTCTTGATGAAGAAGCCGTCGATTCACATAAACCCTGGAACGAAGCCCAATTGAAATTGTCCGGGCTTTGGCTGTCAGAGGATTGGAATCTGCCGGAAGAAATACAGAGCCGTCTGCCCAAACTGCTGACGTATGATAATCCTCAAATGGAGAAGAGCGCGAATGTTCAAGCGGCTGCGGTGAGAATTGCGGGGGCTCATCCTGAGTTTGAAGATTGGATGGACTGGATGAAAGCTGCCATTGAAGATCCTCATGCGCAAGTTCGACTGGAAGCCGTACATGCATTAAGACATGCAGGCACGCTGGAAGCGATTCGCCTGGCCGCGACTGCTGTTCGTGAGGAGAATGATCGATTTTTGGAATTTTCTCTCTGGCAGACTTTCCGGGAAACGGAATCTGTCTGGCTGGAATCGTTTCTGGCTGACCCGAATTCGATGAGTAGCAATCCGAACACTCTGCTGACGATTGCCAATGCCGCACGATCCGCTGAGGTTGTCGATCCGATACTCAAGCTCTGGCAGGAAGAAGTAATTCCTGCAGAAAAGACTTCTGAGGTATTGAGCCTGATTGCTGAACGTGGAAATACTTCCTATCTCCAACAACTTTGGAGTGTTAGCCAGCAACCGAATTCGCCTCATACATTAGCAATTCTGAATACTCTGGTGAATGCAGCCGAGAGACGGAAAATCAAGCCGAATGTCTCTGATGAGGATTTGATGGCGTTGCTGAAATCGAAGAATGGTCAGATTCAAATTCTTGGTTGTCGTCTGGCTGGATTATGGAAAGTCGAAGCGAGTCGATCGGTTTTGAAAACTCTGGCTAATAAAGAAACACAACCTCGCAGCTTACGCAAGACGGCTCTTCAGTCTCTCGCTCAACTGGGGGGACCGGATAGTCGGGATTACCTGCTTTCGATAGCCAAAGGTGAACAACTCAAAGCGTTACAGGTCGATGGGATTGAAGCGTTGGCTTCGATGAATTTGAATCTTGCCGTGCAGGCGGCTGTCGAAACACTCAGTCAGACAGATTCTGCAGCCGAAGTGAATGCAATCCTGAACCCTCTGCTCTCAACAAAGCAGGGGCCGAATCTCTTAACCAGAGCTCTGCAGGATGCCCATTGGAACGCCGATGTCGCCACCGCAGCAGTGCGAATGGCGAGCAGTTTGCCGCAACAGAATCTCGCACTGGTGAGTGCTATTCGCAAAGCGGGGTCGTTGGAAGCAATGAAAGCCGAGCTCACTGCAGCCGAGATGCAGGAACTGGTTTCAGAGATTACCAGTCAGGGGAATGTTCATCGCGGCGAAGAAATTTATCGGCGGGAAAAGCTGCTCTGTATGAAGTGTCATGCTATCGGCGGAGCGGGCGGAAAAGTCGGGCCTGATCTTTCAAGCATCGGAGCCAGTGCGCCGGTCGATTATCTTGTCGAGTCGCTACTTGTCCCAAGTAAGAAAATCAAGGAAGGCTATCACGCAGTTCAGGTCGTTACGATCGACGGCATCGTCCTGGCTGGTGTGCCGATTCTGGAAAATCAGAATGAAATTCATATCCGCGATGCTGAAGGGAAAGTGAATGTGGTTCCTGTCGAAGATATCGAATTGAAAAAGAATTCAACGGTTTCCCTGATGCCTGCTGATCTCGTTGGAAAACTCCGCCGGGACGAACTTGTCGATCTCGTCCGCTTTATTTCTGCTCTGGGGAAAACAGGCGAACTTGTCGTTTCCAAGCAGCAGTATGTGCGCACTTGGGAAGTGCTCAACCCTGGCGATAATATGAAAGCGATTAACGATGCGATTCGTCATAATGGGATCGAACATGCCGCTACCGATGATCCGCTGCTTCCCTGGACCACCACTTACAGTCAGGTTGATGGTTCACTGGCTCTGCAACCATTGGCCTGGATGGGAAATATCGCGGCTAAGAACCTACAGTTCGCCCGTTTTGAGTTGAACGTGATACAAGCAGGAAAAATCGGCTTAAAAATTGATGACCCGACCGGGCTCCGCATCTGGGTTGATCAAATCGAAGTGAAAGTCGAGCCGGAAATTGCCATCGAACTTTTAACGGGCTCGCATCGAGTCACGGTTGCTTCTGAAAGTCAAGCTCGTTCGATGAAACCGATTCGTATTGAATTAATTGAGGTGGATGGATCGAATGGACAGGCGGCTTTAGTGAACAATTGA
- a CDS encoding IS630 family transposase (programmed frameshift), with the protein MNKKYVVRLDSAERDLLEAIVLKGKAAAYKIKHAHILLKVDAEGPGWSDEKTAEAFGCHLNTVKNVRQRLVEGGLETALERKKQERPSRQPIFDGEKEARLIATSCSQAPEGRAAWTLELLADRMVELEIVESVSPTTVGRTLKKTKLQPHRRKCWVIPAKENGEFVARMEDVLDIYQWEYDEEYPVVCMDEQPMQLIKETRQPLPCEPGKPARYDYEYERNGTANHFLFTEPKAGWRKVSVRPTKTRRDWATEIKALLDEEYPNAEMVILVCDNLNTHTVGALYETFEPAEAKRLADRIDIRYTPKHGSWLNVAEIELSVLTKQCLTRRIRDIETLSREVTAWMNHRNESQSGVDWHFTTSEARIKLKRLYPQYQMN; encoded by the exons ATGAATAAGAAGTATGTGGTGCGGTTGGATTCGGCAGAGCGGGATTTACTGGAGGCCATCGTTCTCAAGGGGAAGGCGGCGGCTTACAAAATTAAGCATGCTCATATCCTGCTCAAGGTGGATGCCGAGGGACCTGGCTGGTCGGATGAGAAAACAGCCGAAGCATTCGGGTGTCATCTCAACACGGTCAAGAATGTCCGGCAGCGACTTGTGGAAGGAGGGCTGGAAACGGCCCTGGAGCGAAAGAAACAGGAGCGTCCCTCCCGTCAGCCCATTTTTGATGGCGAGAAAGAAGCTCGGTTGATCGCAACATCCTGTAGCCAGGCGCCGGAAGGCCGTGCGGCCTGGACGTTGGAGTTACTGGCCGATCGGATGGTCGAGTTGGAAATTGTGGAGAGCGTGTCACCGACAACAGTTGGTCGGACGCTGAAAAAAACGA AGTTGCAGCCTCATCGCCGCAAATGCTGGGTGATTCCTGCCAAAGAGAATGGCGAGTTTGTTGCTCGGATGGAAGATGTGCTGGACATTTATCAGTGGGAGTACGACGAAGAATATCCGGTGGTGTGTATGGACGAGCAACCGATGCAACTGATCAAAGAAACCCGGCAGCCGCTTCCCTGTGAACCGGGGAAGCCTGCCCGATATGACTACGAGTACGAACGAAACGGAACCGCCAACCACTTTCTGTTTACCGAACCGAAAGCGGGCTGGCGAAAAGTGAGCGTGCGTCCGACCAAGACGCGTCGCGACTGGGCCACCGAGATCAAAGCGTTGCTCGATGAAGAGTATCCGAATGCGGAAATGGTGATTCTGGTTTGCGACAATCTGAATACTCACACCGTGGGGGCGTTGTATGAAACATTTGAACCGGCTGAGGCGAAGCGCCTGGCCGACAGGATCGACATCCGATACACGCCCAAACATGGGAGTTGGCTGAATGTCGCCGAGATCGAATTGAGCGTGTTGACCAAACAATGTTTAACGCGACGCATCCGAGATATTGAAACATTGAGCCGCGAAGTGACAGCTTGGATGAACCATCGCAACGAAAGCCAATCGGGTGTCGACTGGCACTTTACAACCAGCGAGGCTCGTATCAAACTCAAACGCTTGTACCCACAATATCAAATGAATTGA
- a CDS encoding DUF1559 domain-containing protein: MMNLRLQVPRKAFTLIELLVVIAIIAILVALLLPAVQQAREAARRSSCKNNLKQIGLALHNYHDTYRVFPPGYINQFDDPQPTNSGEYSTAVGAERSAWSWGAFVLPFVEQSALYDVLQVGDIRIKNALATPALLSNMQNPISSFRCPSDTAPDVNTSKQVQDSAGTARNIATANYVASNSSRRWHSSGSWVTGPGLGELSQWGTPPNANQSPNGMFWRNSKVRMRDITDGTSNTVMVGERAWELNNPAGATFNCRAGTVLGTRITNEQSEVHRGLAAATTAINFANGNCNKGFSSRHTGGAQFVLADGSVRFLSENLDQNNATFGGTNAVDSTFERLVARNDGQVVGEF, from the coding sequence ATGATGAATCTCCGTCTTCAAGTTCCTCGAAAAGCATTTACGCTGATCGAACTACTGGTCGTTATCGCGATCATTGCCATACTTGTGGCATTACTTTTACCAGCCGTTCAACAGGCTCGTGAAGCGGCACGTCGCAGCAGTTGCAAAAACAATTTGAAGCAAATTGGTTTGGCCCTGCACAATTATCACGATACTTACCGTGTCTTTCCTCCTGGATACATCAATCAATTTGATGATCCTCAGCCGACAAATTCTGGAGAATACTCAACAGCAGTCGGTGCTGAACGCAGTGCCTGGAGTTGGGGGGCTTTTGTCTTGCCATTTGTGGAGCAAAGTGCTTTGTATGATGTTCTTCAAGTCGGAGATATTCGAATCAAAAATGCTCTGGCCACGCCAGCCTTGCTATCCAATATGCAGAACCCAATCAGCTCTTTCCGATGTCCTTCAGATACTGCTCCAGATGTAAACACGTCAAAACAGGTACAGGACTCTGCTGGAACCGCCCGGAATATTGCGACTGCCAACTATGTTGCATCGAATTCAAGTCGAAGATGGCATTCCTCTGGCTCCTGGGTGACTGGACCAGGTTTAGGTGAACTTAGTCAGTGGGGTACACCTCCAAATGCCAATCAAAGCCCTAACGGTATGTTCTGGAGAAATTCGAAAGTCCGAATGCGAGACATTACAGATGGCACAAGCAACACAGTCATGGTTGGAGAACGTGCCTGGGAATTAAATAACCCTGCTGGAGCTACCTTTAACTGTCGAGCAGGAACCGTGCTTGGAACGCGAATCACAAATGAACAATCAGAAGTACATCGCGGACTGGCAGCAGCAACAACTGCAATAAACTTTGCCAACGGAAATTGCAATAAAGGATTTTCTAGCCGACATACCGGTGGAGCTCAGTTTGTATTGGCTGATGGAAGTGTTCGATTCCTGTCGGAAAACCTCGATCAGAACAATGCCACATTTGGTGGTACCAACGCGGTTGACTCCACGTTTGAAAGACTGGTCGCTCGTAACGATGGGCAAGTTGTTGGAGAATTCTAA
- a CDS encoding carboxypeptidase-like regulatory domain-containing protein: MKHIAYAILGFTLLFIGIGCGGGTGDSPDLGRVSGTVLVDGKPLENVLVSFAPEDGSRASTGVTDASGQYQLTYSTSEMGAKIGKHNVKISSYNDSDPNDPNAPMVPPEIVPKDYLEISKPVEVTAGSNTIDLTYP; the protein is encoded by the coding sequence ATGAAGCACATTGCGTACGCTATATTGGGATTTACCTTGTTATTTATTGGGATCGGTTGTGGGGGGGGAACTGGTGATTCACCAGATCTGGGAAGAGTGAGTGGTACCGTGCTGGTCGATGGAAAACCACTTGAAAATGTGTTGGTCTCATTTGCGCCTGAAGACGGTAGCCGAGCTTCAACGGGAGTGACTGATGCAAGTGGGCAGTATCAATTAACCTATAGTACCTCGGAAATGGGTGCTAAGATCGGCAAGCATAATGTCAAGATTTCCAGCTATAATGATAGTGATCCCAATGACCCAAACGCCCCTATGGTACCCCCGGAAATCGTTCCAAAAGACTATCTGGAAATCTCCAAACCTGTCGAAGTCACCGCAGGGAGCAATACCATTGATCTGACATACCCTTAA
- a CDS encoding DUF1549 domain-containing protein, with protein MHLIWFTILISFSFFTLGEASAEDKKPIDFSHEIVPILKKHCVDCHGKSNVKGGFSINTRALFLESEAAIPGKPESSYFLDLINSPDPELQMPPFEKDRVSLAEIELLTRWVKEGMPWEPGFTFAESTYEPPLLPRKPDLPATHAGRSHPIDRILDQYLNEHSVSIPEPISDETFLRRASLDLTGLLPTPELRDQFLQNQSHEKREELIRELLDNPIAYADHWLTFWNDLLRNDYTGTGFITGGRSQISGWLYAALLNNKPYDEFVSELIAPPSGESRGFIDGIKWRGEVSAGQTVEIQFSQSISQSLLGINMKCASCHDSFIDRWKLSEAYGLAAIYSERPLEIHRCDKPTGEQAQAHWIFPELGDIDASAPRDERLQQLANLMTHPDNGRLTRTIANRLWNQLMGHGIVHPVDAMHTEPWSADLLDYLASYFAEHDYDLKQLLAHIATSQAYQSQMESVQQESDSDYVYRGPRPRRLTAEQFLDAVWQLTDSAPNNIDAPVMRNLVNEEEARQIELTASWIWGDSAAEGKVPPAGESIMLRKTFNLDELPERAVGVLTCDNAAIVYVNGKEVAHNKDWQQPTTVILRPHLKVGGNQIVIRATNEGSTPNAAGFFFEARMFHSSGEATSLVSDATWEWNPTLNEPREGRLGRITGTWQPVTIVPALSVWTKSTAQPIRESLALGLSDQQPAMVRAALMKNDFLMTALGRPNRDQIVTSRPQELTTLEAINLANGETLMNSLAAGASHLQQQFQGNPEGLIEFIYEFAYSRKPSPQEKEILLVELGVEPAIESIEDLLWIVCLSPEFLYVR; from the coding sequence CTGAAGACAAAAAGCCGATCGATTTTTCACATGAAATTGTGCCAATCCTGAAAAAACATTGTGTGGATTGTCATGGCAAATCGAATGTCAAGGGAGGCTTCTCGATCAATACGCGGGCACTGTTTCTTGAAAGTGAAGCCGCCATTCCTGGAAAGCCGGAGTCCAGTTATTTTCTGGATTTGATCAACTCCCCCGACCCCGAATTACAGATGCCGCCGTTCGAGAAGGATCGAGTTTCTCTGGCTGAAATTGAATTACTCACTCGCTGGGTCAAAGAGGGAATGCCATGGGAGCCGGGTTTTACTTTTGCCGAATCGACTTATGAACCTCCACTTCTGCCCCGCAAACCGGACTTGCCTGCTACCCATGCCGGCCGATCGCATCCAATTGACCGAATACTCGATCAATATCTTAATGAGCATTCAGTGTCGATTCCCGAACCGATTTCCGATGAAACATTTTTGCGAAGAGCTTCGCTTGATTTGACTGGCCTGCTACCGACTCCTGAACTTCGAGATCAGTTTCTGCAAAATCAGTCTCATGAAAAACGGGAAGAATTGATCCGCGAATTGCTCGACAATCCGATTGCCTATGCCGACCACTGGCTCACGTTCTGGAACGATTTGCTGCGAAACGATTATACAGGAACTGGATTTATTACAGGAGGTCGTAGTCAAATCAGCGGCTGGCTTTACGCGGCTCTCCTCAATAACAAACCTTATGACGAATTCGTTAGCGAACTGATCGCTCCCCCTTCCGGCGAAAGTCGAGGTTTTATCGATGGTATCAAATGGCGGGGCGAAGTGAGTGCCGGGCAAACGGTCGAAATCCAGTTCTCCCAGAGCATTTCGCAATCGTTGCTCGGCATCAATATGAAATGTGCATCGTGTCACGACAGTTTCATTGACCGTTGGAAATTAAGCGAAGCTTATGGACTGGCTGCGATTTATTCGGAACGCCCTCTCGAAATTCACCGTTGCGACAAACCGACCGGCGAACAGGCTCAGGCTCATTGGATCTTTCCCGAACTCGGTGATATTGATGCCTCTGCTCCTCGTGACGAACGCTTGCAACAACTCGCGAACCTGATGACTCATCCCGACAACGGACGACTCACCCGCACAATTGCCAATCGATTATGGAACCAGCTGATGGGCCACGGCATTGTGCATCCAGTCGATGCTATGCACACCGAACCCTGGAGTGCCGATTTACTCGATTATCTGGCGAGTTACTTCGCTGAACACGATTACGACCTGAAACAACTGCTGGCCCACATCGCTACATCGCAGGCGTATCAATCGCAAATGGAATCGGTACAGCAGGAATCTGATTCCGACTATGTTTATCGCGGTCCACGCCCAAGACGTTTGACAGCTGAGCAATTCCTGGATGCCGTCTGGCAGCTGACGGACTCTGCTCCGAATAATATCGATGCTCCCGTCATGCGGAATCTTGTTAATGAAGAAGAAGCCCGGCAAATCGAATTGACAGCGAGCTGGATCTGGGGAGATTCCGCAGCAGAAGGGAAAGTTCCTCCCGCAGGGGAGTCGATCATGCTGCGAAAGACCTTTAATCTCGATGAATTGCCGGAAAGAGCTGTTGGTGTGCTGACTTGTGACAACGCAGCCATCGTGTATGTGAATGGCAAAGAGGTCGCACATAATAAAGACTGGCAACAACCGACTACCGTAATACTGCGGCCTCATTTGAAAGTCGGCGGGAATCAAATTGTCATCCGGGCAACGAATGAAGGATCCACACCCAACGCAGCCGGCTTCTTTTTCGAAGCTCGAATGTTCCACTCCAGTGGAGAAGCGACAAGTTTGGTCAGTGACGCAACCTGGGAGTGGAATCCAACATTGAACGAACCACGAGAAGGACGATTGGGGCGTATAACCGGAACCTGGCAGCCGGTCACAATTGTGCCAGCCTTATCCGTCTGGACAAAATCGACCGCCCAGCCGATTCGTGAATCGCTCGCGTTAGGCTTGTCCGATCAGCAACCCGCAATGGTCCGAGCCGCGTTGATGAAGAACGATTTCCTCATGACGGCTCTCGGCCGCCCAAACCGCGATCAAATCGTCACCTCCCGTCCCCAGGAATTGACAACACTCGAAGCGATCAATCTTGCGAATGGCGAAACTCTGATGAACTCGCTGGCAGCCGGGGCCAGCCATCTCCAGCAGCAATTTCAGGGAAATCCTGAGGGACTGATTGAATTCATTTACGAATTTGCTTACAGCAGAAAACCGAGTCCTCAGGAAAAAGAAATCTTGCTTGTCGAACTGGGTGTAGAACCGGCAATAGAGTCGATTGAGGATTTGCTGTGGATCGTCTGTCTTTCGCCCGAGTTTCTGTATGTGCGATAA